The Etheostoma spectabile isolate EspeVRDwgs_2016 chromosome 23, UIUC_Espe_1.0, whole genome shotgun sequence genome includes a window with the following:
- the LOC116673215 gene encoding achaete-scute homolog 4: protein MSYHSKEFMEPVPYVPPLALRGLSMENSGAHYKDALRLGLPLHLEAGYLDPVHGQRLPYRQLSYFPFHAPLGLCDYSFEPAFIRKRNERERHRVRCVNAGYARLREHLPQEFEDKRLSKVETLRAAIDYIKHLQSLLDLNVSGMEMSLGDACNRAQLPQLPQRTECNSDGESKTGLSDSGEIV from the coding sequence ATGTCTTATCACAGTAAGGAGTTTATGGAGCCGGTTCCATATGTCCCTCCACTGGCTCTCCGCGGCCTTTCCATGGAGAACAGTGGAGCCCACTACAAGGATGCGCTTCGACTTGGACTGCCCTTGCACCTGGAAGCTGGATACCTTGACCCTGTCCACGGCCAGAGGTTACCCTACAGACAATTATCCTATTTCCCCTTTCACGCGCCCCTCGGTTTGTGTGATTATTCATTTGAGCCTGCGTTCATCCGGAAAAGGAACGAAAGGGAGCGACATCGAGTGCGCTGCGTAAACGCAGGTTACGCGCGGCTCAGAGAGCATCTGCCGCAGGAGTTTGAGGACAAACGGCTCAGCAAAGTGGAGACACTGCGGGCGGCTATTGACTATATCAAACACCTGCAGAGCCTGCTGGACTTAAACGTGTCCGGGATGGAGATGTCACTTGGAGACGCGTGTAACCGTGCACAGTTACCACAGTtaccacagaggacagagtgCAACAGTGATGGAGAATCCAAAACTGGCCTCAGCGACAGTGGGGAAATAGTTtaa